The following coding sequences lie in one Planktothrix sp. FACHB-1365 genomic window:
- a CDS encoding heat-shock protein — MGERFNTVKTEVKNWRNFTLNSEIYDLSHLNAHSVEYRDDRDKNNLITYKFIVTYGLHCFTKESEDLTEEESQLLMYKGPRESRPFNLERYDLSKQLPEIIKALGQSATLVCHAGYGNYAIVKVVDSKGVKVDYFVVFQVFKESKKLRLHVTSAYPKYEGIGKIKKVNFFVIAKNLLNNKKLPKP; from the coding sequence ATGGGTGAAAGATTTAATACTGTTAAAACAGAAGTTAAAAACTGGAGAAATTTTACACTAAATAGTGAAATTTACGATTTATCGCATCTAAATGCCCATTCGGTTGAATATCGTGATGATAGAGACAAAAATAACCTAATTACATATAAATTTATAGTAACCTATGGCTTACACTGCTTTACAAAAGAATCGGAAGATCTTACAGAGGAAGAATCACAATTATTAATGTATAAGGGGCCAAGAGAGTCCAGACCCTTTAATTTGGAGAGATATGACCTATCAAAGCAGTTACCTGAAATTATCAAGGCACTTGGTCAGAGTGCAACCTTAGTCTGTCATGCAGGGTATGGAAATTATGCAATTGTGAAAGTTGTGGACTCCAAGGGTGTTAAAGTTGATTATTTTGTTGTTTTTCAAGTATTCAAGGAAAGTAAAAAGCTAAGACTCCATGTAACAAGTGCATATCCTAAATACGAAGGTATAGGGAAAATAAAGAAAGTCAATTTCTTCGTTATAGCTAAGAATTTATTGAATAATAAGAAACTACCGAAGCCTTGA
- the pgl gene encoding 6-phosphogluconolactonase, with amino-acid sequence MEKFIEILANKEEITQRALDILLVKIKDALQSRDQFTIALAGGSTPKPLYEALAQQALPWDKIHVFWGDERYVRSDHPDSNQRMARQAWLDQVNFPATHLHPMPTAANDPKVDAETYNQELAQFFHLNAGEFPAFDVVLLGMGDDAHTASLFPHTEALTVQDRLITVGNKDGQPRITFTVPLINHARCVMFLVTGANKQEPLAQVFASEADAIAYPSRLIQPVGELWWLLDTAAGANLT; translated from the coding sequence ATGGAAAAATTTATAGAAATTCTAGCGAATAAAGAGGAAATCACTCAGCGAGCTTTAGATATTCTTCTCGTTAAAATTAAAGACGCGCTTCAAAGTCGGGATCAATTTACCATCGCTTTAGCAGGAGGGAGTACCCCTAAACCCTTATATGAAGCGTTAGCTCAACAAGCGTTACCTTGGGATAAAATTCATGTCTTTTGGGGAGATGAACGTTATGTTCGGTCTGATCATCCCGACAGTAACCAACGCATGGCGCGACAGGCTTGGCTAGATCAAGTCAATTTTCCCGCCACTCATCTGCATCCGATGCCAACGGCAGCCAATGACCCCAAGGTTGATGCCGAAACCTACAATCAGGAATTAGCGCAGTTTTTTCATCTCAATGCCGGAGAATTCCCTGCTTTTGATGTGGTTTTATTGGGGATGGGGGATGATGCTCACACTGCATCGTTATTTCCCCACACCGAAGCCTTAACCGTTCAGGATCGCTTAATTACCGTTGGCAATAAAGACGGTCAACCTCGGATTACCTTTACTGTACCCCTAATTAATCACGCTCGCTGTGTGATGTTTTTGGTCACGGGGGCCAATAAACAGGAACCTTTAGCCCAGGTGTTTGCCTCGGAAGCCGATGCGATCGCTTATCCTAGCCGACTGATTCAACCCGTTGGGGAATTATGGTGGTTATTAGATACCGCAGCAGGAGCCAATTTAACCTAA
- a CDS encoding FHA domain-containing protein: protein MIVCPNCNYQNPEGATQCEACYTPLPSMTSCPHCGATVQTDAAFCGQCGSNLQPASTPTNPGENEGLIPTLVTPPDEPLAEPQPQPVLSSGPNLEKSPAVPAATVTTPPAVVTVGTVAEPPANIAQGFQAAATQLQRQAAKLIHVQTNATVELPQNVSVIHLGKPNDLVPPDVDVSGFPNSEIVSRTHADIRMEGDAYYIEDVGSSNGTYINNISLPKGNRHRLRPGDRISLGKGDLVSFIFQLS from the coding sequence ATGATTGTTTGCCCTAATTGTAATTATCAAAATCCAGAAGGCGCGACCCAATGTGAAGCTTGTTATACGCCTTTGCCTTCGATGACCAGTTGTCCCCATTGTGGGGCGACGGTACAAACGGATGCGGCTTTTTGTGGTCAATGTGGGTCGAATTTACAGCCTGCATCTACCCCAACGAATCCCGGTGAAAACGAAGGCTTGATTCCGACTTTGGTTACCCCCCCCGATGAACCCCTAGCTGAACCTCAGCCTCAACCTGTGCTCAGTTCCGGGCCGAATTTAGAAAAATCTCCGGCTGTTCCGGCGGCGACGGTAACGACTCCTCCGGCGGTAGTGACCGTCGGGACGGTTGCAGAACCCCCAGCCAATATAGCTCAAGGTTTTCAGGCGGCGGCGACTCAGTTACAGCGACAGGCGGCGAAGTTGATTCATGTTCAAACCAATGCCACTGTAGAATTACCTCAAAATGTCTCGGTGATTCATTTAGGAAAACCCAATGATTTAGTGCCCCCGGATGTGGATGTTTCGGGATTTCCCAACTCAGAAATTGTTTCTCGCACCCATGCTGATATTCGGATGGAGGGCGATGCGTACTATATTGAAGATGTGGGCAGTTCCAATGGTACTTATATTAATAATATTTCTCTTCCCAAAGGAAATCGACATCGGTTAAGACCGGGCGATCGCATTTCTTTAGGAAAAGGAGATTTAGTTTCGTTTATTTTTCAACTGTCCTAG
- the iscB gene encoding RNA-guided endonuclease IscB, which translates to MSNYVFVIDTNKQPQNPVHPAQARLLLNQGQAAVYRRYPFTIILKESKPELEIEQITLKIDPGSKTTGITLVQGNKVIWGAELTHRGQTIKMSLESRCLLRRSRRNRKTRYRQPRFLNRKRLEGWLAPSLQHRVETTLTWVSKLIRFAPIRSIIQELVRFDLQQLENPEISGIEYQQGELQGYEVRQYLLEKWSRKCAYCGVKNTPLEVEHIHPKSQGGTDRISNLTVACHDCNQKKGNQDIQDFLSGKPDLLPRILKQAKQPLKDATAVNSTRWLLFNRLKETGLPVSTSSGGLTKFNRTRLNLPKTHWLDAACVGKVETLKVLTNKPLLILATGRGTRQMCGTDKYGFPTRHRSRIQIHKGFQTGDIVKAVVTKGKKIGFYLGRVLCRASGSFDLVTPHGRVAGISHKYCQSIHKKDGYSYGF; encoded by the coding sequence ATGTCTAATTACGTCTTTGTAATTGATACAAATAAACAGCCTCAAAACCCAGTACATCCTGCTCAAGCTCGATTGTTATTGAATCAAGGTCAAGCTGCGGTTTATCGTCGTTATCCGTTTACTATTATCTTAAAGGAGTCAAAACCCGAATTAGAAATAGAACAAATCACTCTTAAAATTGACCCCGGTTCAAAAACCACTGGAATTACATTAGTTCAAGGAAACAAAGTAATTTGGGGTGCGGAATTAACTCATCGAGGTCAAACAATTAAAATGTCTTTGGAATCTCGATGTTTATTACGTCGCTCCCGAAGAAATCGTAAAACTAGATATCGTCAACCTCGATTTCTGAACCGAAAACGTTTAGAAGGTTGGTTAGCACCCAGTCTTCAGCATCGAGTAGAAACAACTCTAACTTGGGTCAGTAAATTAATTAGGTTTGCACCTATTCGTTCAATCATTCAAGAGTTAGTCAGATTTGACTTACAACAACTTGAAAATCCTGAGATTTCAGGAATTGAATATCAACAAGGCGAGTTACAAGGATACGAAGTTCGGCAATATTTATTGGAGAAATGGAGTAGAAAATGTGCTTACTGTGGGGTTAAAAATACACCCTTAGAAGTGGAACATATTCACCCTAAATCCCAAGGCGGAACTGACCGAATTTCCAATCTTACTGTTGCTTGTCATGACTGTAATCAAAAGAAAGGAAATCAAGATATTCAAGATTTCCTATCAGGTAAACCTGACTTACTGCCCCGGATTTTGAAACAAGCTAAACAACCGTTAAAAGATGCTACAGCCGTTAATTCAACCCGATGGTTACTGTTTAATCGCTTAAAAGAAACGGGTTTACCTGTTTCAACTAGCTCCGGTGGTTTAACTAAATTCAATCGCACTCGATTAAATCTACCTAAAACCCATTGGCTAGATGCAGCTTGTGTTGGGAAAGTTGAAACTTTAAAGGTGTTAACCAATAAACCTTTATTGATTCTGGCAACAGGACGTGGCACTCGTCAAATGTGTGGTACAGACAAATACGGATTTCCAACACGACATCGCTCACGAATACAGATTCACAAAGGCTTTCAGACGGGCGATATTGTTAAAGCTGTTGTTACTAAAGGTAAGAAAATAGGCTTTTATTTAGGTCGAGTTCTTTGTCGCGCATCTGGCAGTTTTGATCTTGTTACTCCTCATGGAAGAGTAGCAGGAATTAGTCACAAATATTGTCAATCAATTCATAAAAAGGATGGTTATTCTTATGGATTCTAA
- a CDS encoding FHA domain-containing protein: protein MIKLTLLHPLQSIPVRSWVFKKDNVIRIGRSLKNDVVLYSAVVSRYHVEIRRQSEDWVVVNLGTNGTYVNGQAVQEVPLVDGQVIHLAISGPKILLNIQPDPTELIFTGGIEVHHSSQQQEHQPEPVYSVEVLTSPGVSSDPLFPSHTEETTEVDLRKQLMLPTNYPV, encoded by the coding sequence GTGATTAAACTAACATTATTACATCCTCTCCAATCGATTCCTGTCCGCAGTTGGGTCTTTAAAAAGGACAATGTGATTCGGATTGGGCGATCGCTCAAAAATGATGTTGTTCTCTATAGTGCGGTTGTGTCTCGGTATCATGTCGAGATTCGTCGCCAAAGTGAAGATTGGGTTGTTGTGAATCTGGGAACTAATGGAACCTATGTTAATGGACAAGCGGTTCAAGAAGTTCCCTTAGTCGATGGACAAGTGATTCACTTAGCCATATCGGGGCCCAAAATTCTCTTAAATATTCAACCTGATCCGACAGAATTGATTTTTACTGGAGGAATAGAGGTGCATCACTCATCCCAGCAACAGGAACATCAGCCAGAACCCGTGTATTCCGTAGAAGTTTTAACTTCACCCGGAGTTTCCTCTGATCCATTGTTTCCCAGTCACACGGAAGAGACAACGGAGGTTGATCTGCGTAAACAATTGATGCTTCCTACCAATTACCCGGTCTAA
- the thiO gene encoding glycine oxidase ThiO, with product MKPENEIILIGGGLIGLSLAVELKLRGATVTVLSRNQQEAAGIVGAGMLAPQAEQIPPGPMLDLCLRSRALYNDWTRKLEELTGLETGYWPCGILAPVYERPDCIILPQTPDTPSYWLEREAILQQQPGLGDDVVGGWWFPQDGQVDNRRGLVKTLYRAAQELGVKIIEEITVKTLVTSPEKVTKIITNQGNFKADHYILTTGAWAGELLSIPVYPRKGQMLSVRVPDDFEPLPLKQVLFGSNIYIVPRRDGLIVIGATSEDVGFTCGLTPNGIETLLSGAMGLYPILKEFPLQEFWWGFRPETPDLLPILGPSSWENLTLAVGHYRNGILLAPVTAELISNWVLDQQYDPLLNHFRSDRFQP from the coding sequence ATGAAACCAGAAAATGAAATTATTTTAATCGGAGGCGGTTTAATCGGATTATCCCTAGCCGTTGAGTTAAAATTACGAGGGGCAACGGTAACTGTTCTAAGTCGAAATCAACAGGAAGCGGCGGGTATTGTAGGGGCCGGAATGTTAGCCCCCCAAGCCGAACAAATTCCTCCTGGCCCCATGCTAGACTTATGTTTACGCAGTCGCGCCCTCTATAACGATTGGACACGCAAACTGGAGGAACTCACGGGGTTAGAAACTGGATATTGGCCCTGTGGGATTTTAGCCCCCGTCTACGAACGTCCCGACTGTATCATCTTACCCCAAACCCCAGACACACCGAGTTACTGGCTTGAACGAGAAGCAATTTTACAGCAGCAACCGGGGTTAGGGGATGACGTTGTGGGAGGATGGTGGTTTCCCCAGGATGGTCAAGTCGATAACCGTCGGGGGTTAGTCAAAACCTTGTACAGGGCGGCTCAGGAATTAGGGGTTAAAATTATAGAAGAAATCACAGTCAAAACCTTAGTAACTTCCCCAGAAAAGGTAACAAAAATTATCACCAATCAAGGTAATTTTAAAGCCGATCATTATATTTTAACAACGGGAGCTTGGGCTGGAGAATTATTATCAATTCCTGTATATCCCCGCAAGGGACAAATGTTATCCGTTCGAGTTCCTGATGATTTTGAACCCTTACCTTTGAAACAGGTTTTATTCGGTTCTAATATTTATATTGTCCCCCGTCGAGATGGTTTAATTGTGATTGGAGCAACATCAGAAGATGTTGGATTTACCTGCGGTTTAACCCCCAATGGTATTGAAACCTTACTCTCAGGAGCGATGGGATTATATCCGATTTTAAAAGAGTTTCCCCTTCAAGAATTTTGGTGGGGATTTCGACCGGAAACGCCAGATTTATTACCCATATTAGGGCCGAGTTCTTGGGAAAATTTAACCTTAGCCGTCGGTCATTATCGCAATGGAATTTTATTGGCTCCGGTTACGGCTGAATTAATTTCTAATTGGGTTTTAGACCAACAATATGATCCTTTATTAAATCATTTTAGAAGCGATCGCTTTCAACCCTAA
- a CDS encoding GMC family oxidoreductase, with protein MLQPSESDLKVEIAIIGSGPGGAITACLLAEAGRDVLLIEEGDDLPLESCQPFSVEEMVQKYRNGGLTAAFGQPKIQYVEGRCVGGGSEINSGLYHRTPSNILEQWRTEFEVDALTEVDLIPHFEACEQAVNVCYLPGKAPTASLKLHEGAIRLGWQSLEVPRWFRYEESDETSVPKGTRQSMTKTFIPRALKAGCKLLANTRINSLQQTDKTWILTGTRQGNNIPENSIKIQAETVFVCCGAIQTPALLRRSGIKNNIGNSLRTHPTVKIIAQFNEDINALDMGVPVHQVKEFSPRFSFGCSISSPPYLSVGMTDHPQYTETVEKQWQNMAIYYAMITGEGSGTVRNIPFYQNPFVRYKLTSQDLKDLSEALQKLALLLFEADAKILYPSISNTSPLTHPQDLSTIAEKLPVKQTNLMTVHVFSSCPMGENLQKCAVNSFGQVHGFNNLYIADASLLCTAPGVNPQGSIMAIARRNALKFLDKL; from the coding sequence ATGCTTCAACCCTCAGAATCTGATTTAAAAGTTGAAATTGCTATCATTGGTTCTGGCCCTGGAGGAGCGATTACCGCCTGTTTATTGGCTGAAGCCGGACGGGATGTTTTATTAATAGAAGAAGGCGACGATTTACCCTTAGAATCCTGTCAACCCTTTTCCGTTGAAGAAATGGTGCAAAAATACCGAAATGGAGGGTTAACCGCAGCCTTTGGTCAACCCAAAATTCAATATGTGGAAGGTCGATGTGTCGGGGGAGGAAGTGAAATCAATAGCGGACTTTATCATCGAACACCCTCGAATATTTTAGAACAATGGCGCACAGAATTTGAAGTAGACGCTTTAACCGAAGTTGATTTAATTCCTCATTTTGAAGCTTGTGAACAAGCGGTTAACGTCTGTTATTTACCAGGGAAAGCTCCAACAGCATCTTTAAAATTACACGAAGGTGCGATACGTTTAGGTTGGCAATCTTTAGAAGTTCCTCGATGGTTTCGTTATGAAGAATCTGATGAAACTTCCGTTCCCAAAGGAACTCGACAATCGATGACAAAAACCTTTATTCCTAGAGCGTTAAAAGCGGGATGTAAACTCTTAGCAAACACTCGGATTAACAGTCTTCAACAAACGGATAAAACTTGGATTTTAACAGGAACTCGTCAAGGGAATAATATCCCCGAAAATTCGATTAAAATTCAAGCCGAAACCGTATTTGTTTGTTGTGGTGCGATTCAAACTCCAGCCTTATTAAGACGAAGTGGAATTAAAAATAATATTGGTAATTCATTAAGAACGCACCCAACTGTTAAAATAATTGCTCAATTTAATGAGGATATTAACGCCTTAGATATGGGGGTTCCTGTCCATCAAGTCAAAGAATTTTCACCTCGATTTAGTTTCGGATGTTCGATTAGTTCTCCTCCCTATTTATCGGTGGGAATGACTGACCATCCTCAATATACAGAAACCGTTGAAAAACAGTGGCAAAACATGGCAATTTATTATGCTATGATTACTGGGGAAGGTTCGGGTACAGTCAGAAATATTCCCTTTTATCAAAATCCTTTTGTTCGCTATAAACTAACCTCTCAAGATTTAAAAGATTTATCAGAAGCGTTACAAAAATTAGCGTTATTATTGTTTGAAGCGGATGCAAAAATTCTCTATCCTAGTATTTCTAATACTTCTCCCTTGACCCATCCTCAAGATTTAAGTACAATAGCAGAAAAACTTCCGGTCAAACAAACAAATTTAATGACCGTTCATGTTTTTTCCTCCTGTCCAATGGGAGAAAATTTACAAAAATGTGCTGTTAATTCCTTTGGTCAAGTTCATGGATTCAATAATTTATATATTGCGGATGCTAGTTTACTTTGTACCGCACCAGGGGTCAATCCTCAAGGTTCAATTATGGCGATCGCTCGTCGAAATGCGTTAAAATTTTTAGATAAACTTTAA
- a CDS encoding NAD(P)-dependent oxidoreductase translates to MELKTNLILVTGALGWLGIRLVESLVKGLPDFDPLNQPQNNLKIRCLILPEQDATLLQRISDKIEIYQGDLRNPQDCDRFCENAENAILFHTAGIIHPQKVSDFYQINVEGTKNLLNSAVSAKVKRAIIVSSNSPCGCNPHPDHLFDEISPYHPYMNYGRSKMLMELAVKNYQQQGKIETVVIRPPWFYGPHQPQRQTLFFKMIRDGKGPIVGDGNNLRSMAYVDNLCQGLLLAAITEKANGETYWVADKRPYSMNEIIDTVERLLETEFQQNCVHKRLKLPGLASEVALVVDGTLQALGFYHQKIHVLSEMNKTIACSVAKAQRELGYRPTISLEEGMRRSLTWIFENYGGLD, encoded by the coding sequence ATGGAATTAAAAACTAACCTTATTTTAGTTACAGGTGCATTAGGGTGGTTAGGAATTCGTTTAGTCGAATCATTGGTTAAAGGATTACCCGATTTTGACCCCCTGAATCAACCTCAAAATAACTTAAAAATTCGGTGTTTAATTTTACCAGAACAAGATGCAACCCTATTGCAAAGAATATCGGATAAAATTGAAATTTATCAAGGAGATTTAAGAAACCCTCAAGATTGTGATCGCTTTTGTGAAAATGCCGAAAATGCTATTTTATTTCATACGGCTGGAATTATTCACCCACAAAAAGTATCAGACTTTTATCAAATTAATGTAGAAGGAACAAAAAATCTATTAAATTCTGCGGTTTCTGCTAAGGTAAAACGAGCTATTATTGTATCCTCTAATTCTCCCTGTGGTTGTAATCCCCATCCTGATCATTTATTCGATGAAATCTCTCCTTATCATCCCTATATGAACTATGGACGATCAAAAATGTTGATGGAATTGGCGGTTAAAAACTATCAGCAACAGGGAAAAATTGAAACCGTTGTTATCCGTCCGCCTTGGTTTTATGGCCCCCATCAACCTCAACGCCAAACCCTGTTTTTTAAAATGATTCGAGATGGAAAAGGGCCGATTGTTGGCGATGGAAATAATCTCCGGTCAATGGCTTATGTCGATAATCTTTGTCAAGGATTATTATTAGCCGCTATCACGGAAAAAGCCAACGGAGAAACCTATTGGGTTGCTGATAAACGACCCTACTCTATGAATGAGATTATTGATACCGTTGAACGATTATTAGAAACAGAATTTCAACAAAATTGTGTTCATAAACGATTAAAATTACCGGGATTAGCCAGTGAAGTTGCTTTAGTTGTTGATGGAACATTACAAGCTCTAGGATTCTATCATCAAAAAATTCATGTTCTCTCAGAAATGAATAAAACCATTGCTTGTTCGGTTGCTAAAGCTCAACGAGAATTAGGTTATCGCCCTACAATTTCCTTAGAAGAAGGAATGCGAAGAAGCTTAACCTGGATTTTTGAAAATTATGGAGGATTAGATTAA
- a CDS encoding ElyC/SanA/YdcF family protein translates to MVSHIVVTEGLVYREDFAQYYFLSNYFEAVLQQVLKQVPVEEKVFISPGNSFDCPESEEQCAAKYLLHYRPELQVIVPDNVKDRPYLDTFDNARLLKKWLEQQEQWPLGEVILYCNQPHALRSQLMFKLCGYNVQEVITSYPELANRTMPLRLIYYHYLPANLIYEAIALVYDLIKVFHWIICYKNLYLLKP, encoded by the coding sequence ATGGTTAGCCATATTGTTGTCACAGAAGGATTAGTTTATCGGGAAGATTTTGCTCAATACTACTTTTTATCAAATTATTTTGAAGCGGTTTTACAACAAGTTTTAAAGCAGGTTCCTGTTGAGGAAAAAGTATTTATTTCTCCGGGTAATTCCTTTGATTGTCCTGAATCAGAAGAACAGTGTGCTGCAAAATATCTTTTACATTACCGTCCTGAACTCCAAGTTATTGTTCCTGACAATGTTAAAGATCGTCCCTATTTAGATACGTTTGATAATGCTAGATTATTAAAAAAATGGCTAGAACAACAGGAACAATGGCCTTTAGGAGAAGTGATTTTATATTGTAATCAACCCCATGCTTTACGAAGTCAGTTAATGTTTAAGCTGTGTGGTTATAACGTCCAAGAAGTTATTACTTCTTATCCTGAACTTGCAAATAGAACGATGCCACTACGTCTTATTTATTATCATTATTTACCTGCTAATTTGATTTACGAAGCGATTGCTTTAGTCTATGATTTAATTAAGGTGTTTCACTGGATTATTTGTTATAAAAACCTCTATCTATTAAAACCATGA
- a CDS encoding NAD(P)-dependent oxidoreductase, which translates to MKHLITGGSGFLGNLIARRLYERGEDVKILDIWEDPTRPPEIEFINCDICDRTGVAKAMEDIDIVHHNVALVPLTKSGNKFWEVNVEGSKIAAEEAVKAGVKSFIHMSSSALFGEAECPITNDTPTKAVEIYGRAKLAGELAVRDICDQAGLPLIVIRPRTILGEGRLGIFQILFEWIQEEKNVYVIGSGNVKFQFVHAHDLMDAYLLALDLGQPGIYNVGTDRFGTLREGLEHLIEYAGTESQVKSLPTGLTIGTLQLLDWMGLSPLAPWHYLTYHKEFYFDVDPLLKLGWKPKYSNDEMFRESYDWFQKNYNQLQAEKAGSAHRRPVKEKLLWVLKQLS; encoded by the coding sequence ATGAAGCACTTAATTACGGGAGGATCGGGGTTTTTAGGAAATTTAATTGCCCGTCGATTATATGAACGGGGAGAAGACGTTAAAATTTTAGATATTTGGGAAGATCCGACCCGTCCCCCAGAAATTGAATTTATTAACTGTGATATTTGCGATCGCACTGGGGTTGCAAAAGCGATGGAAGATATTGATATTGTCCATCATAATGTGGCTTTAGTTCCCTTAACAAAATCTGGTAATAAATTCTGGGAAGTCAACGTTGAAGGAAGCAAAATCGCCGCCGAAGAAGCGGTAAAAGCCGGAGTCAAAAGCTTTATTCACATGAGTTCTAGCGCTTTATTTGGTGAGGCTGAATGTCCGATTACAAATGATACCCCGACAAAAGCTGTTGAGATTTATGGACGAGCAAAATTAGCTGGAGAATTAGCAGTTAGAGACATTTGTGATCAAGCGGGTTTACCCTTAATTGTGATTCGTCCCCGGACAATTTTAGGAGAAGGCAGATTAGGAATTTTTCAGATATTATTTGAATGGATTCAAGAAGAAAAAAACGTTTATGTAATTGGGAGTGGGAACGTTAAATTTCAGTTTGTTCATGCTCATGATTTAATGGATGCCTATCTTCTAGCCCTTGATTTAGGTCAACCCGGAATCTATAATGTCGGAACCGATCGCTTTGGCACGTTACGAGAAGGATTAGAACATTTAATTGAATATGCAGGAACAGAGTCTCAAGTTAAAAGTTTACCCACTGGATTAACCATTGGAACCTTACAACTGTTAGACTGGATGGGGTTAAGTCCTCTCGCCCCTTGGCATTATTTAACCTATCACAAAGAATTTTATTTTGATGTAGATCCCCTGCTAAAATTAGGCTGGAAACCAAAATATTCTAATGATGAAATGTTCCGAGAAAGTTATGATTGGTTTCAAAAGAACTATAATCAACTGCAAGCGGAAAAAGCAGGTTCAGCCCATCGGCGCCCCGTCAAAGAAAAATTACTTTGGGTGTTAAAACAACTCTCCTAA
- a CDS encoding SMR family transporter, with translation MNNINSANWISWSLVLIAAMNTGIGNLLLKKSRLEAPDPSILTLLLSPWFMAAILVYGINLIVFAKALDRLPVSIAYPVFAAIGFSLVALMGSLFLGERVGLNQMIGLSFIVAGIVIMSR, from the coding sequence GTGAACAATATCAACTCAGCTAATTGGATTTCATGGAGTTTAGTTTTAATTGCGGCTATGAACACAGGAATTGGCAATTTATTGCTTAAAAAATCTCGACTAGAAGCTCCTGATCCCAGTATACTCACTCTATTATTATCTCCTTGGTTTATGGCAGCAATCCTAGTCTATGGAATTAACTTAATTGTCTTTGCTAAAGCCTTAGATCGCTTACCTGTTTCCATTGCTTATCCTGTCTTTGCTGCCATTGGTTTTAGCTTAGTTGCATTGATGGGAAGCTTATTTTTAGGAGAGCGTGTTGGATTAAATCAAATGATAGGATTAAGCTTTATTGTGGCTGGAATTGTGATTATGTCTCGTTAA
- a CDS encoding UbiA prenyltransferase family protein, which produces MKPANQDHYSGDSTSVLETISETTDPLFKPTPSKTIPPLIKLLRPHQWTKNLFCLAGLLFGGRLLQPQSILLSGLTVIFFSAMASAIYIFNDIQDRERDRQHPKKKYRPLASGQVSVKMGLAIAIPLAIISLWGAYFLGIPTLICILLYAINNIAYSLKLKNIALFDVNCIAFGFVLRLLAGIYALGDMPTAWIVLCTFFLTLFLGFSKRRSELLSLLHFQNHQDSLESENLTQDNVKSAPLERSYLHLFYQRGRKNQQRPVLSQYTLPYLDSLLNSTATMTIMCYALFTITSGKNPSLVITVPIVYYAVMHYKWLVTVLAEGEEPSRILIQDPTIKWSLLIWLISYLAILYFKIDLFH; this is translated from the coding sequence ATGAAACCAGCAAATCAAGACCATTATTCGGGTGATTCTACTTCTGTATTAGAGACAATTTCTGAGACGACTGATCCTTTATTTAAACCAACTCCATCTAAAACTATTCCCCCCCTAATTAAACTTCTGCGTCCCCACCAATGGACAAAAAATTTATTCTGTTTAGCCGGACTTTTGTTTGGGGGTAGACTATTACAACCCCAGAGCATTTTGCTATCAGGATTAACGGTAATTTTTTTCTCAGCAATGGCATCAGCCATTTATATTTTTAATGATATTCAAGATCGAGAACGCGATCGCCAGCATCCGAAAAAAAAGTATCGTCCCCTTGCGAGTGGTCAAGTTTCAGTTAAAATGGGGTTAGCGATCGCAATTCCTTTAGCAATCATTTCCCTATGGGGTGCATATTTTTTAGGAATTCCCACATTAATTTGCATTTTACTTTACGCTATTAACAATATTGCTTATTCTCTCAAACTCAAAAATATAGCTTTATTTGATGTTAATTGTATTGCCTTTGGATTTGTATTAAGGCTATTAGCCGGAATTTATGCGTTAGGAGATATGCCGACGGCTTGGATTGTTTTATGTACCTTTTTTCTAACTTTATTTTTAGGGTTTTCTAAACGGCGTTCTGAACTTTTATCTCTCTTGCATTTTCAAAACCATCAAGACAGTTTAGAGTCTGAAAACCTAACTCAAGACAATGTAAAATCAGCACCGTTAGAACGCTCTTATTTACACTTATTTTATCAACGGGGAAGAAAAAACCAACAACGTCCAGTTCTCTCTCAATACACCTTACCTTATTTAGATTCTCTGCTCAATAGCACAGCAACAATGACCATTATGTGCTATGCTTTATTTACAATAACATCAGGTAAAAATCCTTCTTTAGTGATTACTGTTCCGATTGTTTATTATGCCGTAATGCACTATAAATGGTTAGTTACAGTTTTAGCTGAGGGAGAAGAACCCAGCCGTATTTTAATTCAAGATCCTACGATTAAATGGAGTTTATTAATTTGGTTAATTTCTTATTTAGCAATCCTGTATTTTAAGATTGATTTATTTCATTAA